One Cellulomonas soli DNA window includes the following coding sequences:
- a CDS encoding acyl-CoA dehydrogenase family protein codes for MTTTTPRPDRTNGRLGATVEPGDPRLDAETGVDVERLHEVLLGHYPELRRSARALMADPQFHQVDGLSMAEHRERVLAQLRALAATGSMNRAFPARFGGVDDHGGSLSRFEELVSADPSVQIKSGVQWGLFASAILHLGTERNHDEFLADALSLKVPGAFAMTETGHGSDVAAIGTTATYDPATQEFVIDTPFRAAWKDYLGNAALHGTAAVVFAQLITAAPGEGPVNHGVHALYVPLKDEHGAFLPGIGGEDDGLKGGLNGIDNGRLHFTGVRVPRTNLLNRYGDVAADGTYTSSIASPGRRFFTMLGTLVQGRVSLDGAAVGAARIGLTIAVTYANQRRQFQGATGEETVLLDYAEHQRRLLPLVASAYASGFAHEDLLALFDDVFSGRNDTEETREDLETMAAALKASSTWQALRTLQTAREACGGAGFLAENRITGLRADLDVFATFEGDNTVLLQLVGKRLLADYAKDMRHLDAVKVARLVAERAADAARYRTPLVRALQTITDVGDPRRSVGHLRDTSTQRELLVDRVETMVAEIAAGLRPAQKASPAQAAALFNQYQHQLIEAAQAHADLVQWESFTAALARIDDRGTRQVVTWLRDLFGLRLIEAHLSWYLVNGRLSAGRARTVTSYIDRLLARLRPHAQELVDAFGYEQAHLRAPIASGVEAERQDEARAWFKAQRASSDAPVPEKHVRR; via the coding sequence ATGACCACGACCACACCCCGCCCCGACCGCACCAACGGAAGGCTCGGCGCCACCGTCGAGCCCGGCGACCCCCGGCTCGACGCCGAGACCGGCGTCGACGTCGAGCGCCTGCACGAGGTGCTGCTCGGCCACTACCCCGAGCTGCGCCGCTCCGCCCGGGCGCTCATGGCCGACCCCCAGTTCCACCAGGTCGACGGCCTGTCGATGGCCGAGCATCGCGAGCGCGTCCTGGCCCAGCTGCGCGCCCTGGCGGCGACCGGCAGCATGAACCGGGCGTTCCCCGCCCGGTTCGGTGGCGTGGACGACCACGGCGGCTCGCTGTCCCGGTTCGAGGAGCTCGTGTCCGCCGACCCGTCGGTGCAGATCAAGTCGGGCGTGCAGTGGGGCCTGTTCGCCTCGGCGATCCTGCACCTGGGCACCGAGCGCAACCACGACGAGTTCCTGGCCGACGCGCTCTCCCTGAAGGTCCCCGGTGCGTTCGCGATGACCGAGACGGGCCACGGCTCCGACGTCGCCGCGATCGGCACGACCGCCACGTACGACCCGGCGACCCAGGAGTTCGTGATCGACACCCCGTTCCGGGCGGCCTGGAAGGACTACCTCGGCAACGCCGCGCTGCACGGCACGGCCGCCGTCGTGTTCGCCCAGCTCATCACCGCGGCACCCGGCGAAGGCCCGGTCAACCACGGCGTGCACGCCCTGTACGTGCCGCTCAAGGACGAGCACGGCGCCTTCCTGCCCGGCATCGGCGGCGAGGACGACGGGCTCAAGGGCGGGCTCAACGGCATCGACAACGGCCGCCTGCACTTCACCGGCGTGCGGGTGCCGCGCACCAACCTGCTCAACCGGTACGGCGACGTCGCCGCGGACGGCACGTACACCTCGTCGATCGCCAGCCCGGGCCGTCGGTTCTTCACCATGCTCGGCACGCTCGTGCAGGGCCGGGTCTCGCTCGACGGCGCGGCCGTGGGTGCGGCACGCATCGGTCTGACGATCGCCGTCACCTACGCCAACCAGCGTCGGCAGTTCCAGGGCGCGACCGGCGAGGAGACCGTGCTGCTCGACTACGCCGAGCACCAGCGCCGTCTGCTGCCCCTCGTCGCCTCGGCCTACGCGTCCGGGTTCGCGCACGAGGACCTGCTCGCCCTGTTCGACGACGTGTTCTCCGGTCGCAACGACACCGAGGAGACGCGCGAGGACCTCGAGACGATGGCCGCGGCGCTCAAGGCGTCCTCGACCTGGCAGGCGCTGCGCACGCTGCAGACCGCGCGTGAGGCCTGCGGTGGCGCGGGCTTCCTCGCCGAGAACAGGATCACCGGGCTGCGCGCGGACCTCGACGTGTTCGCCACGTTCGAGGGCGACAACACCGTCCTGCTGCAGCTGGTCGGCAAGCGGCTGCTCGCCGACTACGCCAAGGACATGCGCCACCTCGACGCGGTCAAGGTCGCCCGGCTCGTCGCCGAGCGCGCGGCCGACGCCGCCCGCTACCGCACCCCGCTCGTCCGTGCCCTGCAGACCATCACCGACGTCGGCGACCCCCGTCGCTCGGTCGGCCACCTGCGCGACACCTCGACGCAGCGCGAGCTGCTCGTGGACCGCGTCGAGACGATGGTCGCCGAGATCGCCGCCGGTCTGCGCCCCGCGCAGAAGGCCTCGCCCGCGCAGGCCGCCGCGCTGTTCAACCAGTACCAGCACCAGCTCATCGAGGCGGCGCAGGCGCACGCCGACCTCGTGCAGTGGGAGTCGTTCACCGCGGCGCTCGCCCGCATCGACGACAGGGGCACGCGGCAGGTCGTCACCTGGCTGCGCGACCTGTTCGGCCTGCGGCTCATCGAGGCGCACCTGTCCTGGTACCTGGTCAACGGCCGGCTCTCGGCCGGGCGGGCGCGGACCGTCACCTCGTACATCGACCGTCTGCTGGCCCGCCTGCGGCCGCACGCGCAGGAGCTGGTCGACGCGTTCGGCTACGAGCAGGCGCACCTGCGCGCCCCGATCGCGTCGGGCGTCGAGGCCGAGCGGCAGGACGAGGCGCGTGCCTGGTTCAAGGCGCAGCGTGCCTCGAGCGACGCACCCGTGCCCGAGAAGCACGTGCGCCGCTGA
- a CDS encoding TetR/AcrR family transcriptional regulator: MSQITPGPSTTTSRTPTGTPGMPVRDLRALATGRPATPAAGPPVSPTEPPPEMPAYPPDGRATRWVDHREARRAELVRIARKTVHHRGPDVSMEEIAAAAGTSKSIVYRYFADKTGLQIAVAEAVVLQIQGALEGVLRVAPTPREGLRAMVAVYLEMIESSPHVYAFVTRDGSVESGGPLGHFLDSVTALVAAPFARAMAEEHVGSGAGADVVRAEELARQLAEPWAAGAVGFVRGSGEWWMAHRDEPGVPDRQTLTAQVAAWLWAGPVGLLARGRGPLGGVADTPVPPSSDPLHTPPPDTVTLDEENR, encoded by the coding sequence GTGAGCCAGATCACACCGGGCCCGTCGACGACGACGAGCCGGACGCCGACGGGCACCCCCGGGATGCCCGTCCGTGACCTGCGTGCCCTCGCCACCGGCCGCCCCGCCACCCCTGCCGCAGGCCCGCCGGTCTCGCCGACCGAACCGCCCCCCGAGATGCCCGCGTACCCGCCCGACGGGCGCGCCACCCGCTGGGTCGACCACCGCGAGGCCCGCCGGGCCGAGCTCGTGCGCATCGCGCGCAAGACCGTGCACCACCGCGGCCCCGACGTCTCCATGGAGGAGATCGCCGCAGCCGCCGGCACGTCGAAGTCGATCGTCTACCGGTACTTCGCCGACAAGACCGGGCTGCAGATCGCCGTCGCCGAGGCCGTCGTGCTGCAGATCCAGGGCGCCCTCGAAGGCGTGCTGCGCGTCGCACCGACGCCGCGCGAAGGGCTGCGCGCCATGGTCGCCGTCTACCTCGAGATGATCGAGTCCTCGCCGCACGTGTACGCGTTCGTCACACGCGACGGGTCGGTCGAGTCCGGCGGACCCCTCGGCCACTTCCTCGACTCGGTCACCGCGCTGGTGGCGGCACCGTTCGCCCGGGCCATGGCCGAGGAGCACGTGGGGTCCGGCGCCGGCGCGGACGTCGTGCGGGCCGAGGAGCTCGCACGCCAGCTCGCCGAGCCCTGGGCCGCGGGAGCCGTCGGCTTCGTCCGCGGATCCGGCGAGTGGTGGATGGCGCACCGCGACGAGCCCGGCGTGCCCGACCGGCAGACCCTCACCGCGCAGGTCGCCGCCTGGCTCTGGGCCGGGCCCGTCGGCCTGCTCGCCCGAGGCCGCGGACCCCTCGGCGGCGTCGCCGACACCCCCGTACCCCCATCGTCCGACCCGCTGCACACACCCCCACCGGACACGGTCACGCTCGACGAGGAGAACCGATGA